The genomic stretch CGCGAATGTGGCGCGGCCTTCATCCAGCTCTCCGGGCAGGAGGGCGTGAGCGAGGCGCGGGTTTGCGAGGTGCCTCCGGGCGCGACCCTGCCTCCATTGAAAATGGGCGTGGACGAGGCCGTGTACGTCGCCGCCGGCGTCGGGCTGGCGACGGTCTGGGCCGATGAGGGTGGGCCGAAAACGACGTTTGAGTGGCAGCCGCGCAGCCTCTTCTTCATCCCGCGCAATTACACGTGCCAGCTTTCGAACGCGCGCGGTCATCAACCGGCGCGCCTGCTGCATTACAACTATCTGCCCCTCGCGATGTCGATGATCCAGGAAGTGGACCACTTCATCAACAACCCGCACGGCAGGGCGCCGGCCAGCCCCACCGACGGAGAGATGTACGCCGAGGCGCGCGCGGTTGAGCTGAAGAACGCCGCGGACACCCGCCGAAAGTTCTGGTACGGCAATTTCTTTCCGGACATGCAGGCGTGGGACAAGCTCGAGTCGTTGCGATCACGGGGCGCGGGCGGGCAGTCCGTGCTCATGGGGTTCCCCCATTCCGAGATGAGCGCCCACATGTCGGTGTTTCCGTCCCGAACCTACAAGAAGGCGCACCGGCACGGACCCGGACGCGTCATCGTGATTCCCGGCGGCGAGGGCTTTTCGGTCATGTGGGTCGAGGGCGAAGAGCAAGTGCTCGTGCCCTGGCACGAGGCCAGCATGTTCGTGCCGCCGGACCGTTGGTTCCATCAGCATTTCAATGTCGGGGCGGAGCCCGCCCGATACCTGGCGCTGCACCCCATGCGCCAGTTCATTGGCCACGGCGAGCAGGTCGAAGACCTGGCGCGCGATCAGATCGAGTACACGGCCGAGGCGCCGTGGATCCGCCAGCATTTCGAAGAGGAGCTGGCGAAGCGCGGAATCACGTCACTGATGCCGCCGGACGTGTACGTTGATCCCGAATATGAATGGAAGGCCCCCGGCGGCGGTGACTGACTCGTCGCCGCGCGTTTAAGCCTTCGGGAGGAAGCCGGGAGTGAAAAGCGCGTGGACGGGGAAGATCTCGACCCTGGGTTGCGTCTCGATTCCCACCTGCTTCACGCCTTGTGCGAGACGCGTGTCGACGAAGCGCTGGAAGTCCTCCGCACTGTCCCACACGTCCACGACGCGCAGGCCTGTGTCGCCGAATGCGGAGACGTGAAACCGGGCTCCAACGGGGACGTTGCCCTCCCAGTTGACGAGAGAGCGCGCCGCTTCGTATTGCTCTTTCGTGACGCCGTCCCACTCCATGATCATCACTACGCTCATGTTGCTCCCCCCGTACTCCCCGTGATTGGGGATTGTGGTCGCGGGTCGAGGGCGGATGATACCAGACCTCGCGACTTCGGAGTCGCCTTCTGGAGCGGCGTCCGGACCACGAGGTTAATAGAGCAGGTCCAGAGCGCGGCTCCGGGTTGGGCCGAGACGGATGACGGCGAAATCGGCGTCGTAGGACCACGCGCGAAAGGCGCGAACGCGCTCCATCGCGGCGAAGCACAGGCGATCGGTGAGGGCGAAGTCCTGGTCAGGCCAGTCCTGTCCGAGCTGCCACGCTCGGGCGTAGTCCTCGCGGGCGACAGGCTCGACGGCCAGTCCGCCGGCCGCGAGCCCCTGGAGCAAGCGATCGGCCGCCTGACGACCGGCCGCGGCGCGGAGCAGCCGCCACAGCTCCACGGCCACCGCGTCGATCGTCCATAGCGGCTCCCGCTGGTCGCGCACCTGCTGCGCCGCGCGCGCGGCCTCCGGGTGATGCCGGTCGCTACGATTCAGCAACGCGAAGAGGGCGCTCGTGTCCGCGAATGTCGCCAAGGATCTCCTCGTAGAGCATCTGGTCCTTCTGTGTCGCGACGTCCGTCGGCTCGCGGGTGCTCACGGCGCCGATGAGATCGGTCAGGTCCGTGGGAGGGCTTTCCTCGGAGATGAGGTACTGTTCCACCAGCCCGCGCACGATGGCCGCCATGGAGGAGCCCGACCGGTCGGCCGCGCGTTGCAGCGCGGCGTACTCGGCCTCGCTCAAGTAGATCTGCGTGGCACGCCTTGTCATGATAACACCGCCCAACGTTAGTGGCGATATCATACGCGATCTATGCCATCATTACAAGGCCCGGGCCTGCCCGCCCCTCAGCTTTGGTAGTCCCACTCATATGCGCGGTCCTGGTAGGCCTTCTCGGGCATCAGGCTGACCAATCCGCGCTTTCTCAGCTCGCTCTCAAAAGTCTGACGGATCCAGGGGTCCTCATCCGGGTACTCGATCTGGTCCCGGGCCCGGTCCTCGATTCGCTCGCTCTGCATCACGCCGCGTGGAGCATGAAACGCCAGGTAGCGCCCGGCCGCACCACCGACGTTGAAATGCTGGTGGAACCAGCGGTTGGGCGGGACAAACACGCTCCCCTCGTGCCACGGGATGAAGACCTTGTCTTTCCCCTCTTCCCACATTACAGAGTAGCCTTCGCCGCCCGGGATGATGATGACGACGCCGGGTCCGTGGCGATGCGCCTTCTTGTAGGTCTGGGCCGGGAACACCGACATGTGGTTCGTGATGGTCGAGCCGGGATAGCGGATCCAGACGACATGGCCGCCAGCCCCGCGGCCGCGGAATGGAACCAGGCTGTCCCATGCCTGCATATCCGGGAAGAAATTCCCCAGCCAGTAGGCCATGCCCTGGCTGAGACCGGGCGCGTTCTTGCCCTCGACCGGCATCGAAATCTTCGCTTCCGAGTAGAAGTCGGCGCCTGCCGCGGCCAGCGAATCGGAGCGGCCGTAGGGATTATCGAAGAAGAATTCCGGGTCGGGAGCCAGCGTCATGGCGATGGGGAGATGGTTGTAGTGGAGGAGTCGCGCGGGGCGATTCCCCTGGGCGTTGCTGAGCTGGTGGGTGCAGTTCCGGGGCAGCATGAACAGACTGTGCGTCTGCCACTCAAAGGTCCGCGGGGCGCCGCCGTCGGGCGGCGTCACCGTGGTGAGGCCGCGGCCATCGGCGACGTAGACGATCTCGTCGAGGGCGAACTTCAGCGGCCGGAGGGACTTCCCCGGTGGGATCTCGGTCACACGCGCTTCGGTGATGCCCTCCTGGCCCGCCAGCTTCAAGATCGCCGCGTTACACCCGCGCTCCTCCCACCAGGCCACCTCGACGGTGCGCACGTCCTCGACGTAGTACCCGGTGTGGATCGGGATCGGGAGCGTCTCCAGCCAGAGTTCGTACGGGCGCTCATAATCGACCGTGATCCGTCGCATCCGCTCGCCGGGTGAAGTCTGTGTCTGCGCCATCGTGTCCCCCTGCTCGCCATCTGCTCTGGCGAAGACGTCCCGCCACTATCGGCCGGCCGCGATCGCCTGCTGGAGATTCTTGGCGAACTCGTTCATCGTCTGCTCGGCTTTCTTTCGAATGATCGGCTGGCCGAACTCGCCGATGCGACCCATGACCTGGGCATCGGTCTCCATCAACAGCTCGGTGCTGTTGGGATTGCCGGGCGTCTGCGTGAGGGCCATGCTCATCACCGCCTTCACGGCGCCGCCCGCGCGCTTATCGGCCGCGTCGGCTCGCATGGACGCCTTCTTCGCCGCGTCGTCCTTCTCCGTGATCGACACGTCCCCCTGCAACGCCAGCTTGATGGGACCGACGGCGACCTTGATCGTTCCCCGATAGCGATCGTCGCCGAGGGGCTCGACAGAGTCAACGCCCGGGGCGCAGGTGGCCACCTTGGGCACGTCCATGAGGAACGCCCAGACCTGATCGATGGGCGCGGGAATCGTCGCCTTGTGCTCGAACTTCATCGTCTCAACCTCCCTGTCGGCCGTTACTTCGCTCGAGGAGGCCGCGCAGGGCGCGCGAGGTCCAAACGCGCGCCATCTCGCGCTTGTAGCGCGCCGAGCCTCGAACGTCGTCGATGGGGTCCACCTCCTCGCGGACCAGCTCGGCCGCGTCGTCGATTGCCTGCGGCGTGATCTGTTTGCCGCTGAGGGCGTCTTCCACCTGGTGGGCCCGGATCGGTGTGGGGCCAGCCGAGCCGAGGGCCACGCGAACGTGCTCGCACCGCCCATCGGTGCCGAGCTTCAGCGCCGCCGCGACGGAGACCGTGGCATAGTCGTCCTCGGTTCGCGGCAGGAACTTGACGTAGGTCGTGAGGACGCCGTCTGGCAGGCGCGGGAAGCGGACGGCCGTCAGCAGCTCGCCCTCCCGCACAGCCGTCTGGAAGAAGTCCTCGAAGAAGCCGTCTATGGGGATGGCACGCTCCCCGCTCTTGCTCGCGACCACGGCCTCGGCGTCGAGGGCCAACAGCATCGGGGGCGGGTCCTGCGCCGGGTCGGCGTGGACCAGATTGCCGCCGATCGTCGCCTGGTTGCGGATTCGCACCGTGGCGATCCGCGAGAAGTTCTCGGCCAGGGTGGGGCAATACGCCGACGTTTCCTTGGCGCGCTCCACCTCACGATGGGTCGTGGTGGCCCCGATCTCGAGCCCGCCGCCCGGGACGGAACGCACGCCGCGCAGCTCGCGGATGTTGCGCAAACCGACGACGTGTCCCGGCTGCACCAGCCCCTGCTGCATCATGAGCATGAGCGAGGTACCACCGGCCATGAAGTGGGCGTCATCTCCGTAGCGCCCCAGCAGGTCGAGCGCCTCCGCGGTTGAGGTCGCTGGATGG from Chloroflexota bacterium encodes the following:
- a CDS encoding CopG family transcriptional regulator; protein product: MTRRATQIYLSEAEYAALQRAADRSGSSMAAIVRGLVEQYLISEESPPTDLTDLIGAVSTREPTDVATQKDQMLYEEILGDIRGHERPLRVAES
- a CDS encoding cupin domain-containing protein; protein product: MEIETEPRITGPTTSWAGAVAQFTRGFAYDRWLDTVGLPVHRGFFVEDLRTVPVAPWEERECGAAFIQLSGQEGVSEARVCEVPPGATLPPLKMGVDEAVYVAAGVGLATVWADEGGPKTTFEWQPRSLFFIPRNYTCQLSNARGHQPARLLHYNYLPLAMSMIQEVDHFINNPHGRAPASPTDGEMYAEARAVELKNAADTRRKFWYGNFFPDMQAWDKLESLRSRGAGGQSVLMGFPHSEMSAHMSVFPSRTYKKAHRHGPGRVIVIPGGEGFSVMWVEGEEQVLVPWHEASMFVPPDRWFHQHFNVGAEPARYLALHPMRQFIGHGEQVEDLARDQIEYTAEAPWIRQHFEEELAKRGITSLMPPDVYVDPEYEWKAPGGGD
- a CDS encoding PIN domain-containing protein translates to MATFADTSALFALLNRSDRHHPEAARAAQQVRDQREPLWTIDAVAVELWRLLRAAAGRQAADRLLQGLAAGGLAVEPVAREDYARAWQLGQDWPDQDFALTDRLCFAAMERVRAFRAWSYDADFAVIRLGPTRSRALDLLY
- a CDS encoding cupin domain-containing protein, producing MAQTQTSPGERMRRITVDYERPYELWLETLPIPIHTGYYVEDVRTVEVAWWEERGCNAAILKLAGQEGITEARVTEIPPGKSLRPLKFALDEIVYVADGRGLTTVTPPDGGAPRTFEWQTHSLFMLPRNCTHQLSNAQGNRPARLLHYNHLPIAMTLAPDPEFFFDNPYGRSDSLAAAGADFYSEAKISMPVEGKNAPGLSQGMAYWLGNFFPDMQAWDSLVPFRGRGAGGHVVWIRYPGSTITNHMSVFPAQTYKKAHRHGPGVVIIIPGGEGYSVMWEEGKDKVFIPWHEGSVFVPPNRWFHQHFNVGGAAGRYLAFHAPRGVMQSERIEDRARDQIEYPDEDPWIRQTFESELRKRGLVSLMPEKAYQDRAYEWDYQS
- a CDS encoding xanthine dehydrogenase family protein subunit M, translating into MREFDFHPATSTAEALDLLGRYGDDAHFMAGGTSLMLMMQQGLVQPGHVVGLRNIRELRGVRSVPGGGLEIGATTTHREVERAKETSAYCPTLAENFSRIATVRIRNQATIGGNLVHADPAQDPPPMLLALDAEAVVASKSGERAIPIDGFFEDFFQTAVREGELLTAVRFPRLPDGVLTTYVKFLPRTEDDYATVSVAAALKLGTDGRCEHVRVALGSAGPTPIRAHQVEDALSGKQITPQAIDDAAELVREEVDPIDDVRGSARYKREMARVWTSRALRGLLERSNGRQGG
- a CDS encoding SRPBCC family protein — encoded protein: MKFEHKATIPAPIDQVWAFLMDVPKVATCAPGVDSVEPLGDDRYRGTIKVAVGPIKLALQGDVSITEKDDAAKKASMRADAADKRAGGAVKAVMSMALTQTPGNPNSTELLMETDAQVMGRIGEFGQPIIRKKAEQTMNEFAKNLQQAIAAGR